A genomic region of Blattabacterium cuenoti contains the following coding sequences:
- a CDS encoding TatD family hydrolase: protein MKITDTHTHLYMKEFDQDINFVIKKAFHKGINRFFLPSIDSSTIPNILKLEKKYPNICFPMIGLHPNKVDPSSLEKELQNIKTWLYKHSFISIGEIGMDLYLENKFVSEQKYAFQTQIQWAKQKKLPIIIHCRKAFDQVFHILSEENNSSLKGIFHCFSGTLEQAKKIIDFGIKLGIGGIITFKNNHVDQFLHKICLNHIVLETDSPYLSPHPFRGKRNEPKNLRIILKKLSHIYSTSEEEISDIIHMNVEELFFKKQ from the coding sequence ATGAAAATTACTGATACCCATACACATTTATACATGAAAGAATTTGATCAAGATATTAATTTTGTAATAAAAAAAGCCTTTCATAAAGGAATTAATAGATTTTTCCTTCCTTCTATAGATAGTTCTACTATCCCTAATATATTAAAATTAGAAAAAAAATATCCTAATATATGTTTTCCCATGATAGGATTACATCCTAATAAAGTGGATCCATCTAGTTTAGAAAAAGAATTACAAAATATTAAAACATGGTTATATAAACATTCCTTTATTTCTATAGGAGAAATTGGAATGGATTTATATTTAGAAAATAAATTTGTTTCTGAACAGAAATACGCTTTTCAAACTCAAATACAATGGGCTAAACAAAAAAAACTACCCATAATTATACACTGTAGAAAAGCATTTGATCAAGTTTTTCATATTTTATCAGAAGAAAATAATTCTTCTCTGAAAGGAATTTTTCATTGCTTTTCCGGAACTTTGGAACAAGCTAAAAAAATTATAGACTTTGGAATAAAACTAGGTATTGGAGGAATTATCACTTTTAAAAATAATCATGTCGATCAATTCTTACATAAAATATGTTTGAATCATATAGTATTAGAAACTGATTCTCCTTATCTTTCTCCACATCCATTTAGAGGAAAAAGAAATGAACCAAAAAATTTAAGAATAATTTTAAAAAAATTATCACATATTTATTCTACATCAGAAGAAGAAATATCCGATATCATTCATATGAATGTAGAAGAATTGTTTTTTAAAAAACAATAA